A portion of the Geoalkalibacter ferrihydriticus DSM 17813 genome contains these proteins:
- a CDS encoding ParA family protein: MSNAPFVVTVASEKGGVGKTTVATNLAVYLKALREDLPVTIASFDNHFSIDAMFAIGEHRGTSVRDLFVQSRAPQATLGEYGVQFFASERHLPEPGGGTDSLRAALAASQLGGILILDTRPILDYFTRSALAAADLVLAPVKDRASLVNVAALQRALHDENGDASCLWLLPSLIDRRSRLREGVSLEDFLVFAARERGYQLAPTVLAKSPKVEGLATGFSRRTYPVLTHARGTLVHAQLRVLASFVLERFAAADLPLSLRRQAQAACAARRPPRRLAPECPLCGEAPAASGGWFCEDPARRRRSFLHGSCLEGVLGELDPAELFPCGGALVVDKPEPGWREENALYLHGFSQEGAVSVRQELLGEAKQPFYDFLRAVCGRLPEELPATRILLTAGGEEPPFYPTPADYRRYAVLRRQILRQLRSSFKPGSPADEA, from the coding sequence ATGAGCAATGCTCCTTTCGTCGTGACAGTCGCCAGCGAGAAGGGCGGGGTCGGCAAAACTACCGTCGCCACCAATCTGGCTGTTTACCTGAAAGCTTTGCGCGAAGATCTGCCAGTAACTATCGCCTCCTTCGATAACCATTTCAGTATCGATGCCATGTTTGCCATCGGTGAGCATCGCGGAACTTCGGTGCGCGACCTGTTTGTGCAAAGTCGGGCTCCACAGGCGACCCTGGGTGAGTACGGGGTGCAATTTTTTGCCTCCGAGCGGCACCTTCCCGAACCTGGCGGCGGCACCGACAGTCTGCGGGCGGCGCTCGCGGCATCACAACTGGGCGGCATTCTGATTCTCGATACCCGTCCGATTCTGGATTATTTCACCCGCAGCGCTCTGGCTGCTGCCGATCTGGTTCTGGCCCCGGTCAAGGATCGCGCCTCGCTGGTCAATGTCGCGGCCCTGCAGCGGGCTTTGCACGACGAAAACGGCGATGCGAGCTGCCTGTGGCTGCTGCCGAGCCTCATCGACCGACGGTCGCGCTTGCGCGAAGGGGTGAGCCTAGAGGATTTTCTGGTGTTTGCGGCCCGTGAGCGCGGTTACCAGCTTGCGCCCACGGTCCTTGCCAAAAGTCCCAAGGTCGAAGGGCTGGCCACGGGTTTTTCGCGCCGCACCTATCCGGTGCTGACCCACGCGCGCGGCACCCTGGTGCATGCCCAGTTACGCGTTCTGGCCAGTTTCGTGTTGGAGCGCTTTGCCGCCGCCGACCTGCCCTTATCGCTGCGCCGACAGGCGCAAGCCGCGTGTGCGGCGCGCCGTCCCCCGCGAAGGCTGGCCCCTGAATGCCCCCTGTGCGGCGAGGCTCCCGCTGCCTCCGGCGGTTGGTTCTGTGAAGATCCTGCGCGTCGCCGCCGTAGTTTCTTGCATGGCTCTTGCCTGGAGGGGGTGCTGGGGGAACTCGATCCCGCCGAGCTTTTCCCTTGTGGGGGAGCGCTGGTGGTGGATAAGCCCGAGCCGGGTTGGCGGGAGGAAAACGCTTTGTATCTGCATGGATTTAGCCAGGAGGGAGCCGTGTCCGTCCGGCAGGAGCTGCTGGGTGAGGCCAAGCAACCATTTTATGATTTTCTACGTGCCGTCTGCGGGCGTCTGCCGGAAGAGCTGCCCGCGACTCGAATCCTGCTGACGGCCGGCGGCGAAGAGCCTCCATTTTATCCAACTCCGGCCGACTACCGTCGTTACGCGGTCCTGCGGCGACAGATTCTCAGACAGCTGCGAAGTTCTTTCAAGCCAGGAAGCCCGGCCGATGAAGCGTGA